From Apis mellifera strain DH4 linkage group LG5, Amel_HAv3.1, whole genome shotgun sequence, the proteins below share one genomic window:
- the LOC100578382 gene encoding interaptin, protein MTSFYDNYDYYKKMLELQEKLRKSEEERIRLEERFKILVQESRNRHDACINRLRLRYIEFLEEQRTRDEKNHKLFEALDRVDNSLTLMSTKTDRLNILRKQYESYLHRIHTIPLSSTNNINDDNTTNQAKYLKKEITMKQMSPEVENVLSPKLLRLNSQKNRSISPSSASEDLIKSVQNTSYDYYQRNITQSNDSSQQNIFQSYPIILQNNELIQQLPTQNLLPQRKQPYVQIDSNLHVPSSNRSSSLNQQTLSHYNFNKPLSKQMEISHAITHFINPERNDTTSQRKSLDITKNRRIPVNLQYSSSVVQSSQQENNKILSNDIQTQTKDIDELSPIHGTISTSTKQNDTPSLNKSLMLSRQVSPNYFDYSWKRSNYFKPKHKFVSDIPVRSSKTFDVENAIKRHKHFAPKISPRKINTRLSTKQSAMEEKRRTTMIVENELDSYIDKIRKLHYDLDTQSLEEIDQEEDITDNMLDISNDNSGDFVERKNQSKEKISKEVEKVLALADDLASRTMDLNVAGSGNERVNKDRNVETMQNHIPIFERNYVAFAKDEISSDIKLHKPKLDLLQNIENCRKESINSLDKDSPRQSQQQLIKMKSDEHNDSDISLGDKIMEEDDKSVTLKNTQKENCNEKDNIYIAIESNLNQDLFDTVEDLEPWNVDVLQKWVKEIDLTQQAENHLDKEKLVIDNFKLKDNVEQVGSLNLEENTAENRKDEKNCRENVSEKYMDTDSTKNELKEESLEPKEEGIVNEVEISEHISQQQEIEYKNKKYANNENIVQDIESTKNQIDDENKVDNEQIQESDEINFVSENNVSENNREEVMVQNDEYGDQNYFEDSNQTQNYMQNYETEYTDLNKDYAVYEKENYDQNALYENNQSQNYDQNMYEGNQKQNYDSNISYEINQDENYNANALYDTNQNQNYDPNASYETNQEHNYEENAMYENNENQEYQEYINQEYMQGSSEQYEGYIGEQYDSENQYEHDPNIQYQEGTNQQYEYAYDQQYDSNQVSDTHVNQSFAYTDYDPNQIQQEEDKETEECKELKQELKREKIEEEKLDAKVESKNEKLSSGNEEKKTKDVIKSLLDSDTDSTIERNISNTESDFDFN, encoded by the exons atgacatcgttttacgataattatgattattataagaaaatgttGGAACTACAAGAAAAGTTGCGaaaaag TGAGGAAGAAAGGATAAGATTAGAAGAAAGATTCAAAATACTTGTACAGGAATCTCGTAatag GCATGATGCGTGTATAAATCGATTACGTTTaagatatatagaatttttagaagaacaGCGCACAAGAGACGAAAAGAATCATAAACTTTTTGAAGCATTGGATAGAGTAGATAATAGTCTCACGTTGATGTCTACAAAAACGGATAGACTTAACATTCTTAGa AAACAATATGAATCTTATCTTCATCGTATTCATACGATTCCTCTTTCAtcgacaaataatattaatgacgACAATACGACAAATCaagctaaatatttaaaaaaggaaatcacTATGAAACAAATGTCTCCTGAAGTAGAAAATGTATTATCACCTAAATTATTGCGATTGAATTCtcaaaagaatcgatcgatttctccgTCATCCGCGTCAGAAGACTTAATAAAATCGGTTCAAAACACGTCTTATGATTATTATCAACGAAATATCACACAATCAAATGATTCAAgtcaacaaaatattttccaatcgtatccgataattttacaaaacaaCGAATTGATTCAACAATTACCAACTCAAAATTTATTGCCACAACGAAAACAGCCCTATGTacaaatcgattcgaatctaCACGTTCCATCATCAAATCGATCGAGTTCGTTAAATCAACAAACTCTTTcgcattacaattttaataaaccttTGTCGAAACAAATGGAAATATCCCACGCCATTACCCATTTTATAAATCCGGAACGTAATGATACAACGTCACAACGTAAATCCTTGGATATAACTAAAAATCGACGTATTCCGGTTAATTTACAATACTCATCATCAGTTGTACAATCTTCtcaacaagaaaataataaaatattgtcgaACGATATACAAACGCAGACAAAAGATATTGACGAATTATCTCCAATTCACGGAACAATATCAACATCTACAAAACAAAACGATACACCTTCGTTAAATAAATCTCTGATGTTATCGAGACAAGTTTCTCCAAATTACTTTGATTATTCGTGGAAAagatctaattattttaaaccgAAGCATAAATTTGTCAGCGATATTCCTGTGCGTTCATCGAAGACTTTCGACGTTGAAAATGCGATAAAACGTCACAAACATTTTGCCCCAAAAATCTCGcctcgaaaaattaatacaagatTGTCGACGAAACAATCCGCAATGGAGGAAAAACGTAGAACAACGATGATCGTAGAAAATGAATTGGACAGTTACATTGATAAAATTCGGAAACTTCATTACGACCTTGATACTCAGAGTTTGGAAGAAATTGATCAAGAGGAAGATATAACCGATAACATGCTTGATATTTCGAATGATAATTCAGGAGATTTTGTCGAACGAAAGAatcaatcgaaagaaaaaatatctaaagaaGTCGAAAAGGTTTTGGCGTTGGCGGATGATCTCGCGTCCAGAACAATGGATTTAAATGTTGCTGGTTCTGGAAATGAACGTGTGAATAAAGATAGAAATGTTGAAACCATGCAAAATCatattccaattttcgaaagaaactaCGTCGCGTTCGCGAAAGACGAAATTAGCAGCGATATTAAGTTACATAAACCAAAATTAGATCTacttcaaaatattgaaaattgtaggAAAGAGAGTATTAATAGTCTAGATAAAGACAGTCCAAGACAATCTCAAcagcaattaattaaaatgaaaagcgATGAGCACAATGATTCCGATATTTCATTGGGCGATAAAATTATGGAGGAGGATGATAAGAgtgttactttaaaaaatacacagaaagaaaattgtaatgagaaagataatatttatattgcaataGAATCGAATCTTAATCAAGATTTGTTTGACACCGTCGAAGATTTAGAACCGTGGAATGTGGATGTTTTACAGAAATGGGTAAAGGAAATAGATTTAACTCAACAAGCTGAAAATCATTTAGACAAGGAAAAACttgttattgataattttaaattaaaggatAACGTAGAGCAAGTTGGATCTTTAAATTTAGAGGAAAATACTGCGGAGAatcgaaaagatgaaaaaaattgtagagaAAATGttagtgaaaaatatatggataCAGATAGcacgaaaaatgaattaaaagaagaaagtctTGAACcaaaggaagaaggaatcgTAAACGAGGTAGAAATAAGTGAACATATTTCGCAACAACAAGAAatagaatacaaaaataaaaaatatgcaaacaatgaaaatattgttcaagaTATAGAATCAACGAAAAATCAGATTGATGATGAGAATAAAGTTGACAATGAGCAAATACAAGAAagtgatgaaattaattttgtatctgAAAATAACGTATCTGAAAATAACAGAGAAGAGGTAATGGTGCAAAATGATGAATATGgcgatcaaaattatttcgaagattCTAATCAAACACaaaattatatgcaaaattatGAAACTGAATATAccgatttaaataaagattatgctgtgtatgaaaaagaaaattatgatcaAAATGCATTGTACGAAAATAATCAGAGTCAAAATTATGATCAAAATATGTATGAAGGTAATcagaaacaaaattatgattcaaacatttcatatgaaattaatcaagATGAAAATTACAATGCAAATGCATTGTATGATactaatcaaaatcaaaattatgatcCAAATGCGTCGTATGAAACTAATCAAGAACATAATTATGAAGAAAATGCAatgtatgaaaataatgaaaatcaagaatatcaagaatatattaatcaagaaTATATGCAAGGATCGAGCGAACAATACGAAGGATATATAGGCGAACAATATGATTCTGAAAATCAGTATGAACATGATCCTAACATACAATACCAGGAAGGTACGAATCAACAATATGAATATGCTTATGACCAACAATATGATTCGAATCAAGTAAGCGACACCCATGTAAATCAATCTTTTGCATATACTGATTATGATCCTAATCAGATACAACAAGAAGAGGATAAAGAAACAGAAGAATGCAAAGAATtaaaacaagaattaaaacgtgaaaaaatagaagaagaaaaacttgaCGCAAAAGTTGagagtaaaaatgaaaaattatcttctggaaacgaagaaaaaaaaacgaaagatgTAATTAAATCTTTGTTGGATTCTGATACAGATAGCacaatcgaaagaaatatatcaaatacagaaagtgattttgattttaattaa
- the LOC107964437 gene encoding THAP domain-containing protein 4 translates to MKKLTMHEAIKPLAWLKGIWKTRENCPGNGKFPTITPFEYHEEMNWYSIGQPILNYVAKSWDAETKKPLHYEMGFLKIIPDTNKIHLLLSHNFGVTTIEEGTFEDKIIKLRSTNITRPTKGASSHKVIKIQREFKLIENCLQHKLYMATENTPELHEHLCAVYIRKDDA, encoded by the exons atgaaaaaattaacaatgcaCGAAGCAATCAAACCATTAGCTTGGTTGAAAGGTATATGGAAAACTAGAGAGAATTGTCCTGGAAATGGTAAATTTCCAACAATTACACCTTTTGAATATCATGAAGAAATGAATTGGTATTCTATTGGTCaaccaatattaaattatgttgcAAAAAGTTGGGATGCTGAGACAAAAAAACCATTACATTATGAAATgggttttttaaaaataatacctgatacaaataaaatacatttacttTTATCTCACAATTTTGGTGTAACAACAATAGAAGAAGGAAcatttgaagataaaattattaaattgagatCAACTAATATAACACGACCAACAAAAGGAGCAAGTTCACATAAAGTAATTaag attcaaagagaatttaaacttattgaaaattgtctacaacataaattatatatggcTACAGAAAACACACCAGAATTACATGAACATTTGTGTGcagtttatattagaaaagatgatgcttaa
- the LOC413966 gene encoding katanin p60 ATPase-containing subunit A-like 1 isoform X1 yields the protein MATTIYKFKRIMAVSINEICENTKLAREMALTGNYDTSGVYYQGVVQQIHRLLANIADATRKAKWQLVQHQIVQEFEKVKATSNTLQLFKVDTHGERLLGTSCLSFEEPTRDPTLWTYNNSDNSWNQTPARDPDVWPPLTPAEQKNIKPLKNQSKQQNRTSIRKSVTTGKRSDTKAMVKKDDRKIQKKDDINKEKLETEKIDIEVEERKFEPSGNDRDLVDLLERDIVQKNPNIHWDDIADLHEAKRLLEEAVVLPMWMPDFFKGIRRPWKGVLMVGPPGTGKTMLAKAVATECGTTFFNVSSSTLTSKYRGESEKLVRLLFEMARFYAPSTIFIDEIDSLCSRRGSESEHEASRRVKSELLVQMDGISSNSEDPSKVVMVLAATNFPWDIDEALRRRLEKRIYIPLPNREGREALLKINLREVKVDLSVNLADIAKKLEGYSGADITNVCRDASMMSMRKKIAGLKPDQIRQLPKEELDLPVSAADFDEAVERCNKSVSQEDLEKYEKWMSEFGSS from the exons ATGGCGACAACAATTTACAAATTCAA aagaattatgGCTGTTTCAATCAatgaaatttgtgaaaatactAAACTAGCTCGTGAAATGGCTTTAACTGGAAACTATGATACATCTGGAGTTTATTATCAAGGTGTTGTTCAACAAATTCATCGGTTACTTGCAAACATTGCAGATGCTACCCGAAAAGCTAAATGGCAACTTGTACAACATCAAATTGttcaagaatttgaaaaagtaaaagcAACTTCAAATACTTTACAACTTTTTAAAGTTGATACGCATGGAGAAAGGTTATTAG gtaCTTCGTGCTTATCATTTGAAGAGCCTACAAGAGATCCAACTTTATGgacttataataattcagaTAATTCATGGAATCAAACACCTGCAAGAGATCCAGATGTATGGCCACCTTTAACACCTGCTGaacaaaa aaatattaaaccattaaaaaatcaatcaaaacaACAAAATAGAACAAGTATACGAAAATCTGTAACTACTGGAAAAAGATCAGATACCAAAGCAATGGTTAAAAAAGAtgatagaaaaatacaaaaaaaagatgatataaacaaa gaaaaattggaaactgaaaaaatagatatagaaGTAGAAGAACGTAAATTTGAACCATCTGGAAATGATAGAGATTTGGTTGATTTATTAG aaagagatattgttcaaaaaaatccaaatattcATTGGGATGATATAGCTGATTTGCATGAAGCAAAACGATTATTAGAAGAAGCTGTTGTTCTTCCAATGTGGATGCCAGATTtctttaaa GGAATTCGTCGCCCTTGGAAAGGAGTACTTATGGTTGGTCCACCAGGAACTGGAAAAACAATGTTAGCAAAAGCTGTAGCTACTGAATGTGgaacaactttttttaatgtatcatCTTCTACACTTACTTCAAAATACAGGGGAGAATCAGAAAAACTTGTTCGTCTCCTTTTTGAAatg GCTAGATTTTATGCTCCTAGTACTATCTTCATTGATGAAATTGATTCTTTATGCTCTAGAAGAGGATCTGAATCTGAACATGAAGCTTCACGACGAGTAAAATCTGAACTTTTAGTTCAAATGGATGGTATAAGTTCCAATag tgaagATCCAAGTAAAGTGGTAATGGTATTAGCAGCTACAAATTTTCCATGGGATATTGATGAAGCTCTTCGAAGACGATTGGAAAAACGTATTTATATTCCACTACCAAATc GTGAAGGTAGAGAagcattattgaaaattaatctacGTGAAGTAAAGGTAGATTTATCTGTAAATTTAGCAGATATTGCGAAAAAATTAGAAGGGTATTCTGGTGCAGATATTACAAATGTTTGCAg agatGCATCTATGATGTCtatgaggaaaaaaattgcgGGCTTAAAACCTGATCAAATCAGACAATTACCGAAAGAAGAATTAGATTTACCTGTATCTGCTGCAGATTTTGATGAAGCTGTTGAAAGATGTAATAAGAGCGTTTCTCAAgaagatttagaaaaatatgaaaaatggatGAGTGAATTTGGTTCTTCTTGA
- the LOC413966 gene encoding katanin p60 ATPase-containing subunit A-like 1 isoform X2, giving the protein MAVSINEICENTKLAREMALTGNYDTSGVYYQGVVQQIHRLLANIADATRKAKWQLVQHQIVQEFEKVKATSNTLQLFKVDTHGERLLGTSCLSFEEPTRDPTLWTYNNSDNSWNQTPARDPDVWPPLTPAEQKNIKPLKNQSKQQNRTSIRKSVTTGKRSDTKAMVKKDDRKIQKKDDINKEKLETEKIDIEVEERKFEPSGNDRDLVDLLERDIVQKNPNIHWDDIADLHEAKRLLEEAVVLPMWMPDFFKGIRRPWKGVLMVGPPGTGKTMLAKAVATECGTTFFNVSSSTLTSKYRGESEKLVRLLFEMARFYAPSTIFIDEIDSLCSRRGSESEHEASRRVKSELLVQMDGISSNSEDPSKVVMVLAATNFPWDIDEALRRRLEKRIYIPLPNREGREALLKINLREVKVDLSVNLADIAKKLEGYSGADITNVCRDASMMSMRKKIAGLKPDQIRQLPKEELDLPVSAADFDEAVERCNKSVSQEDLEKYEKWMSEFGSS; this is encoded by the exons atgGCTGTTTCAATCAatgaaatttgtgaaaatactAAACTAGCTCGTGAAATGGCTTTAACTGGAAACTATGATACATCTGGAGTTTATTATCAAGGTGTTGTTCAACAAATTCATCGGTTACTTGCAAACATTGCAGATGCTACCCGAAAAGCTAAATGGCAACTTGTACAACATCAAATTGttcaagaatttgaaaaagtaaaagcAACTTCAAATACTTTACAACTTTTTAAAGTTGATACGCATGGAGAAAGGTTATTAG gtaCTTCGTGCTTATCATTTGAAGAGCCTACAAGAGATCCAACTTTATGgacttataataattcagaTAATTCATGGAATCAAACACCTGCAAGAGATCCAGATGTATGGCCACCTTTAACACCTGCTGaacaaaa aaatattaaaccattaaaaaatcaatcaaaacaACAAAATAGAACAAGTATACGAAAATCTGTAACTACTGGAAAAAGATCAGATACCAAAGCAATGGTTAAAAAAGAtgatagaaaaatacaaaaaaaagatgatataaacaaa gaaaaattggaaactgaaaaaatagatatagaaGTAGAAGAACGTAAATTTGAACCATCTGGAAATGATAGAGATTTGGTTGATTTATTAG aaagagatattgttcaaaaaaatccaaatattcATTGGGATGATATAGCTGATTTGCATGAAGCAAAACGATTATTAGAAGAAGCTGTTGTTCTTCCAATGTGGATGCCAGATTtctttaaa GGAATTCGTCGCCCTTGGAAAGGAGTACTTATGGTTGGTCCACCAGGAACTGGAAAAACAATGTTAGCAAAAGCTGTAGCTACTGAATGTGgaacaactttttttaatgtatcatCTTCTACACTTACTTCAAAATACAGGGGAGAATCAGAAAAACTTGTTCGTCTCCTTTTTGAAatg GCTAGATTTTATGCTCCTAGTACTATCTTCATTGATGAAATTGATTCTTTATGCTCTAGAAGAGGATCTGAATCTGAACATGAAGCTTCACGACGAGTAAAATCTGAACTTTTAGTTCAAATGGATGGTATAAGTTCCAATag tgaagATCCAAGTAAAGTGGTAATGGTATTAGCAGCTACAAATTTTCCATGGGATATTGATGAAGCTCTTCGAAGACGATTGGAAAAACGTATTTATATTCCACTACCAAATc GTGAAGGTAGAGAagcattattgaaaattaatctacGTGAAGTAAAGGTAGATTTATCTGTAAATTTAGCAGATATTGCGAAAAAATTAGAAGGGTATTCTGGTGCAGATATTACAAATGTTTGCAg agatGCATCTATGATGTCtatgaggaaaaaaattgcgGGCTTAAAACCTGATCAAATCAGACAATTACCGAAAGAAGAATTAGATTTACCTGTATCTGCTGCAGATTTTGATGAAGCTGTTGAAAGATGTAATAAGAGCGTTTCTCAAgaagatttagaaaaatatgaaaaatggatGAGTGAATTTGGTTCTTCTTGA
- the LOC107964436 gene encoding RNA-binding motif protein, X-linked 2-like → MNPLTNVKNIQKLGEQELLGDRKTSWHDQYKNSAWIFIGGLPYDLTEGDVITVFSQFGEVVNINLIRDKDTGKQKGYGFLCYEDQRSTILAVDNFNGTKILGRTIRVDHVSNYKAPKDSKNIDEETKKLRKEGCAPKKFNY, encoded by the exons atgaatcctTTAAC aaacgtaaaaaatatacaaaaacttGGAGAACAAGAATTATTAGGCGATAGAAAAACATCTTGGCatgatcaatataaaaatagtgcTTGGATCTTTATTGGTGGATTACCATATGATTTAACAGAAGGTGATGTAATAACAGTATTTTCTCA ATTTGGAGaagttgtaaatataaatttaattagagatAAAGATACAGGAAAGCAAAAAGGATATGGTTTTTTATGCTATGAAGATCAAAGAAGTACAATATTAGctgttgataattttaatggtactaag attttaggtAGAACGATAAGAGTTGACCatgtatcaaattataaagcaccaaaagattcaaaaaatattgatgaagaaactaaaaaattaagaaaggaaGGTTGTGCtcccaaaaaatttaattattga